In Ruminiclostridium papyrosolvens DSM 2782, the following proteins share a genomic window:
- a CDS encoding DUF438 domain-containing protein, which translates to MSEVINNREYRQKILKELISELHSGKSVDEVKERFAKLIEGVSPTEISEMEHSLMMDGMPVEEVQRLCDVHAAVFKDSIEEIHRPQKPEDVPGHPVHTFKLENKKIESLIDKIRADIEKFRSQDTHENIQNLRNDFEKLWEIDKHYLRKENLLFPFMEKYQITAPPKVMWGVDDEIRDAIKVVRAILSDYSNVNKEQLADKAEETAVRVKEMIFKEENILFPMVMETLSEDEWFIIEEGSSEIGYSLLENAVKWKPVKISVEKKVESAGEEPSNNGYIKFDAGIMSPNEINAILNTLPLDMTFVDKDGIVKYFTQGKERIFARTKAIIGREVKNCHPPASVHIVEKIVEDLSSGKKDNEDFWIKMGDKFVYIRYFAVRNAKGEYLGTIEVTQDIKPIQDITGEKRLASST; encoded by the coding sequence ATGAGCGAAGTAATCAATAACAGAGAATACAGGCAAAAAATTTTAAAAGAGCTTATTTCAGAATTGCATAGTGGTAAAAGTGTAGATGAAGTCAAAGAGCGGTTTGCAAAGCTCATAGAAGGAGTATCTCCTACTGAAATATCTGAAATGGAGCATTCCCTTATGATGGACGGAATGCCTGTGGAAGAGGTGCAAAGACTTTGCGATGTCCATGCGGCAGTTTTCAAGGACTCAATCGAGGAAATTCACAGACCCCAAAAGCCGGAGGATGTGCCGGGACACCCTGTTCACACTTTTAAACTGGAAAATAAGAAAATTGAAAGCCTGATTGACAAAATCAGAGCAGATATTGAAAAATTCCGAAGTCAGGATACACATGAGAATATACAGAATCTCAGAAATGACTTTGAAAAACTTTGGGAAATTGATAAGCACTATTTAAGAAAAGAGAATCTTTTGTTCCCTTTTATGGAGAAGTACCAAATCACAGCACCTCCAAAGGTAATGTGGGGAGTTGATGATGAAATACGGGATGCGATAAAGGTCGTAAGGGCAATTTTATCGGACTACAGCAATGTAAACAAGGAACAGCTGGCAGACAAGGCAGAAGAGACGGCAGTAAGAGTAAAAGAGATGATTTTCAAGGAAGAGAATATACTTTTTCCTATGGTTATGGAGACCCTGTCTGAAGACGAATGGTTTATTATTGAAGAGGGCAGCAGTGAAATCGGGTACAGCCTTTTGGAGAATGCTGTTAAATGGAAACCCGTTAAAATAAGCGTGGAAAAAAAGGTGGAAAGTGCAGGCGAAGAGCCTTCAAATAACGGTTATATTAAGTTTGATGCCGGTATTATGTCCCCAAACGAAATTAATGCAATACTGAATACACTTCCATTGGATATGACTTTTGTAGACAAGGATGGTATTGTTAAATATTTTACACAGGGGAAGGAAAGAATATTTGCCAGAACAAAGGCTATTATAGGCAGGGAAGTGAAAAACTGTCATCCTCCTGCAAGTGTTCATATTGTAGAGAAAATTGTAGAGGATTTAAGCTCCGGTAAAAAGGATAACGAAGATTTCTGGATAAAGATGGGAGATAAGTTTGTGTATATAAGGTATTTTGCAGTCAGAAATGCTAAAGGTGAATATCTGGGTACTATTGAGGTTACACAGGATATTAAACCAATACAGGACATTACCGGGGAGAAGAGACTGGCATCCTCCACATAA
- a CDS encoding DUF1858 domain-containing protein, with translation MSKAIDLSKSVYDICKEYPEMIGILKEMGFENISAPGMLNTAGRIMTIPKGAAMKGIELQKLKEILAAKGFSIKE, from the coding sequence ATGTCAAAGGCAATTGATTTATCAAAATCAGTATACGATATTTGCAAGGAATATCCTGAAATGATAGGTATTCTGAAAGAAATGGGATTTGAGAATATTTCCGCGCCGGGTATGCTGAATACGGCAGGGCGTATAATGACAATACCTAAAGGAGCTGCTATGAAGGGTATAGAGCTGCAAAAACTAAAAGAAATACTTGCAGCAAAGGGCTTTAGCATTAAAGAATGA
- a CDS encoding DUF951 domain-containing protein — MPDKFSIGDIVEMKKQHPCGSKEWEIIRTGADFRIKCVGCAHQVMLARTKFEKSVKKIIKTPVSEEGNV; from the coding sequence ATGCCTGATAAATTTTCAATTGGTGATATAGTTGAAATGAAAAAACAGCATCCCTGTGGCAGCAAGGAATGGGAGATAATTCGTACCGGGGCTGATTTCAGAATAAAATGTGTCGGCTGTGCTCACCAAGTGATGCTTGCAAGAACTAAATTTGAAAAAAGCGTAAAGAAGATTATCAAAACCCCGGTATCGGAAGAAGGGAATGTATAG
- a CDS encoding mechanosensitive ion channel family protein, with amino-acid sequence MLGTIKVKLEDLLGDFYNPAMTLIKTVVVLIIAFALVKVGRAVIKKLFDKQKKLKFKIDDKRIDTISTLTISIFKYTVYIGALLTILSGILDLKAILAAAGVGGVALGFGAQSLVKDTISGFFILLEDQYAVGDMVTIEGLTGTVEHMELRVTRLKNFTGDLYIIPNGEIRKVINHTRDNKLVIVDIPIAYSSNMAKVNEIAKKVCDEVKEKFDKFTEDPSILGITSLGEQSMNLRITARTLPNEQWEIERHIRLKIKEEFEKNGLEFFDRTRLIRPE; translated from the coding sequence ATGCTTGGGACTATAAAAGTTAAGCTTGAAGATCTCCTTGGAGATTTTTATAATCCTGCAATGACTTTAATTAAAACTGTAGTTGTGCTTATCATTGCATTTGCCTTAGTCAAAGTAGGCAGGGCAGTAATAAAGAAGCTTTTCGATAAACAAAAGAAATTGAAGTTTAAGATTGATGATAAAAGAATTGATACTATATCAACACTGACTATAAGTATATTCAAATACACTGTATATATAGGGGCGTTGCTCACAATACTATCAGGGATACTTGACCTCAAGGCAATACTTGCTGCGGCAGGTGTAGGAGGTGTTGCTTTGGGATTCGGGGCTCAGAGTCTTGTGAAGGATACAATTTCAGGATTCTTTATACTTCTTGAGGATCAATATGCAGTGGGCGATATGGTAACTATTGAAGGTCTTACGGGTACCGTTGAACATATGGAGCTTAGAGTTACAAGACTGAAAAATTTTACAGGGGATTTGTATATTATTCCTAACGGCGAAATAAGAAAGGTTATAAACCATACCAGAGATAACAAACTGGTTATTGTAGATATACCAATAGCTTATTCGAGCAATATGGCAAAGGTTAATGAGATTGCTAAAAAGGTATGTGATGAGGTTAAAGAGAAATTTGACAAGTTTACAGAAGACCCGTCAATACTTGGGATAACCAGTCTTGGTGAACAAAGTATGAATCTGAGGATTACTGCACGGACACTTCCAAATGAACAGTGGGAGATTGAACGGCATATACGTCTTAAAATAAAGGAAGAGTTTGAGAAAAACGGGCTTGAGTTTTTTGACAGAACACGACTCATAAGGCCGGAATGA
- a CDS encoding gamma-glutamyl-gamma-aminobutyrate hydrolase family protein, giving the protein MYKGKPIIGITAAFDYDKNISTLKDDYYEAIIQCGGLPVIIPVTEEKSAWVEYLDICSGFILSGGPDIDAAYFGKGNMPYANEISPIRDSMEIFITQQALAMDKPILGICRGCQIMNIAAGGGIYQDIYVECSDGGTLLKHSQQAPRWFQIHEVSIRKPSCLYNIFGEDSLKVNSFHHQAVSEIAPGFTVNARSQDGIIEAISNENKKFVLSVQWHPENLWKKNRTHLKLFERLVSVC; this is encoded by the coding sequence ATGTATAAGGGCAAGCCGATAATCGGAATCACTGCTGCATTTGATTATGACAAGAATATCAGTACTTTAAAGGACGACTATTATGAGGCAATTATTCAATGCGGCGGATTACCCGTTATAATCCCTGTAACTGAAGAAAAAAGTGCGTGGGTTGAATATCTTGATATATGCAGCGGATTTATACTCTCAGGAGGCCCGGATATAGATGCTGCATATTTTGGTAAAGGAAACATGCCATACGCAAACGAAATTTCTCCAATACGAGACAGCATGGAGATTTTTATCACACAACAGGCCCTTGCTATGGATAAACCTATTCTTGGTATTTGCAGAGGCTGTCAGATAATGAATATTGCAGCGGGTGGAGGTATTTATCAGGACATATACGTTGAGTGCAGCGATGGAGGCACATTGTTAAAACACAGTCAGCAGGCTCCAAGGTGGTTTCAGATACATGAGGTCAGTATCCGTAAACCATCCTGCCTATACAATATTTTTGGAGAGGATAGCCTCAAGGTTAATTCCTTTCATCATCAGGCTGTGAGTGAAATTGCTCCGGGATTTACGGTAAATGCCCGTTCTCAGGATGGTATTATTGAAGCCATAAGCAATGAAAACAAGAAATTTGTTTTAAGCGTCCAGTGGCACCCGGAGAATTTGTGGAAAAAGAACAGAACACATTTAAAGTTATTTGAAAGGCTTGTTTCAGTATGTTAA
- the rd gene encoding rubredoxin: MDKYVCTVCGYVYDPEEGDPDSGIAPGTAFEDIPDEWVCPLCGVGKDMFEKQ, from the coding sequence ATGGATAAATACGTTTGTACAGTATGCGGTTATGTTTATGACCCTGAAGAAGGGGACCCTGATAGCGGAATTGCACCGGGAACAGCTTTTGAAGATATACCAGATGAGTGGGTTTGTCCACTTTGCGGAGTAGGCAAGGACATGTTTGAAAAACAATAA
- a CDS encoding LiaF transmembrane domain-containing protein: protein MSNRHRGTMIAGVVLIILGVLFLLSNFGLFEIYFDIFDIGFLFAHFWPMFLIIPGVIFHYAYFTAKAPDAGLLVPGGILLVTGLTCQISMLFDLWSFMWPGFILAVAVGLFELYLFGTREKGLLIPVFILGGLSLIFFTFSLGSSWVLRTYLVPIILIVGGILIVTRNRRI, encoded by the coding sequence ATGAGTAACAGGCATAGAGGTACCATGATTGCAGGAGTGGTACTGATAATATTAGGTGTACTATTCCTACTTAGTAATTTTGGTTTATTTGAGATTTATTTTGATATTTTTGATATAGGTTTTCTTTTTGCACATTTCTGGCCTATGTTCCTTATAATTCCCGGAGTGATTTTCCATTATGCGTACTTTACAGCCAAGGCACCGGATGCAGGCTTGTTGGTACCGGGGGGAATCTTACTTGTAACAGGTCTTACTTGCCAGATTTCAATGCTCTTTGACTTGTGGTCTTTTATGTGGCCGGGTTTTATACTTGCAGTTGCAGTAGGACTCTTTGAACTTTACCTTTTTGGTACGAGAGAAAAAGGACTTTTGATTCCTGTATTTATTCTTGGAGGACTGTCACTTATTTTCTTTACCTTCTCTCTGGGAAGTTCATGGGTACTCAGAACCTATCTTGTACCGATTATACTCATAGTGGGCGGTATTTTAATAGTAACCCGAAATCGAAGAATTTAA
- the yyaC gene encoding spore protease YyaC: protein MNLGSLIKNLKYIDSNNATAILSFSDALYQTLTNCKTEGYREIVIICIGTDRSTGDSLGPIIGYKLRGMNYNNVYVYGDLESPVHAKNLQETIEKIYKNYEKPFLIAVDASLGRTEHVGFISVGKGSIRPGSALNKDLEPVGHMHITGIVNAGGFMEFMILQNTRLGTVMKIADIVATGLKYVMWKVSRENTLSEKGSVKVEEA, encoded by the coding sequence ATGAATCTAGGCAGCCTGATTAAAAATTTAAAATATATTGACTCTAATAATGCAACTGCAATTTTATCTTTCTCAGATGCTCTGTACCAGACATTGACAAACTGTAAAACAGAAGGCTACCGTGAGATTGTTATTATATGTATAGGGACAGACAGGTCAACGGGAGACAGTCTTGGGCCAATTATCGGATATAAGCTCAGAGGAATGAACTATAATAATGTATATGTTTATGGTGACTTGGAAAGTCCGGTTCATGCAAAGAATCTTCAGGAAACTATTGAAAAAATATATAAAAACTATGAAAAACCTTTTCTGATTGCTGTTGATGCGTCACTGGGAAGGACAGAGCATGTTGGTTTTATTTCCGTAGGGAAGGGCTCTATAAGACCCGGTTCTGCACTGAACAAGGATTTGGAGCCTGTGGGGCACATGCATATTACCGGTATTGTTAATGCCGGAGGATTTATGGAATTTATGATTCTGCAGAATACCCGACTTGGTACAGTGATGAAAATAGCGGATATTGTTGCAACAGGGCTGAAATACGTTATGTGGAAGGTTTCTAGGGAAAATACCCTTTCAGAAAAAGGCTCTGTAAAAGTAGAAGAGGCATAG
- a CDS encoding SpoIIE family protein phosphatase codes for MSNKIVKEFASSETNFIEDIIDGMQDWVRVIGKDGRVLFVNKPMRDGLGYDVVGRKCFEVLGRSSPCPNCISSLRGKNLPNSKEETINGRVFSVTSSPLKSFQSNNVEAIIEVLHDITELKALSKELEKQNEQLKEDLSMARKLQCSLLPKQQSVGENISFSYIYKPCEMIGGDFLDIFEIDEEHVGIYIADVSGHGVAASMLTMFLRAAIDKSSLSPAKVLTQLYQEFNKNGFDDELYISVFYGIVNITDYSFSYSNAGLNVSPILFSGDDFKLLRARGIPISNWVDKPEYTEATQKLSPKDRLLFYTDGIIEIKNSSNEQFGEDRIVEHFLRKGLNPSSIISQLVDKALSFSKSSIHDIMDDITIALLEMK; via the coding sequence TTGTCAAATAAAATTGTTAAAGAATTTGCGTCTTCGGAAACTAATTTCATAGAAGATATAATAGACGGAATGCAGGATTGGGTCAGAGTCATCGGCAAAGACGGCAGAGTTTTATTTGTCAATAAGCCTATGCGTGATGGTCTGGGCTATGACGTTGTTGGCAGAAAATGCTTTGAGGTTCTTGGCCGTTCCTCCCCTTGTCCCAATTGTATATCAAGCCTTAGAGGTAAAAATCTTCCTAATTCAAAGGAAGAAACAATAAACGGGCGTGTTTTTTCGGTGACAAGCTCACCTTTAAAAAGTTTCCAATCAAACAACGTGGAAGCTATTATTGAGGTACTCCATGATATAACCGAACTCAAAGCTTTAAGTAAGGAGCTTGAAAAGCAAAACGAACAGCTTAAGGAGGATCTCTCCATGGCAAGAAAACTGCAATGCAGTCTTCTGCCCAAACAGCAGTCCGTTGGAGAAAATATAAGTTTCAGTTATATTTACAAACCCTGCGAAATGATTGGAGGGGATTTCCTTGACATATTTGAAATTGACGAGGAACACGTAGGTATTTATATAGCTGATGTATCCGGACACGGCGTTGCAGCATCCATGCTAACAATGTTTTTACGTGCTGCTATAGACAAATCCTCACTGTCACCGGCAAAGGTGCTTACCCAGCTCTATCAAGAGTTCAATAAGAATGGTTTTGATGATGAACTTTATATATCCGTATTTTATGGAATAGTAAATATTACGGATTATAGTTTCTCATACTCAAATGCAGGGCTAAACGTCTCACCTATTTTATTTTCGGGAGATGACTTCAAGCTGCTGAGAGCCAGAGGCATACCCATCAGTAACTGGGTGGATAAGCCCGAATATACTGAAGCAACACAAAAACTTAGTCCAAAGGACAGACTATTATTCTACACTGATGGAATAATTGAGATTAAAAACAGCTCCAATGAGCAGTTTGGTGAGGATAGAATCGTTGAGCATTTTTTAAGGAAAGGCTTAAACCCCTCAAGTATAATATCACAGCTCGTAGACAAGGCTTTGTCCTTTTCAAAAAGCAGTATACACGACATTATGGATGATATCACAATAGCTTTACTGG